From Salmo salar chromosome ssa04, Ssal_v3.1, whole genome shotgun sequence, one genomic window encodes:
- the LOC106602979 gene encoding phosphofurin acidic cluster sorting protein 1 isoform X2, which translates to MTEGIFFHIQNTSSMSERGGFPRTGGTPSPHMQPYKTVTIVPNRPVQMNLYATWEIDRSSPSCVPRLFTVTLKKLVMLQELDRDLTSVVIAVKLQGSKRILRSNEILLSSPGLTETDLQLTFSLQYPHFLKRDANRLQIMLQRRKRYKNRTILGYKTLALGLINMAEVMQHPSEGARVLGLHTTVKDTAVPVAEMRVYSLSSQPIDHEMSKAKMSDRSPDIDNYSEEDEESYSSEQDGSDDPAHSQYLFDEEDDMRKKKHRHKLTSAASITRAHPNIKQKFVALLKRFKVSDEVDFGLEHVSQEHIRDVEEDLDELYDSLEMYNPNDSGPEMEETDSVLSTPKPKLRPFFEGMSQSSSQTEFGSLNSRCSLPRDTLSPQGEQPPSGKMKRARSRNLDDSETDTLELTDPEMFLDTTPCITVSVPEQLPRTPMRELRSSKSESHTSMPYTTMPSPRLDGGHTPRQRRGTPMKERRALSKPLSERTNSSDSERSPELSHTPQVPRKAVYDQLNQIFSSDTTLPDSLVLVNTSDWQGQYVSEVLLAQKQPLVCTCCGVEIQAVLTTLLTRIQKFCNCNSSTPPPVKVVVAGGQSYLGAILHFFVTQLANKTSDWLSLIRFLVVPLGCHPVAKHLASLDPRYSSVFLDNAWRDLFSRLEPPHSTAPAADGVDVAGRISQYISSVSVTHQLPIAEAMLTCKYKTYDEDSYQKFVPFVGVVKVGLIEPNPACSGGDSEEAVSVTLAVPSTSPPAHGSPTGMTREAVTPPPSPSLSSGLGSPNMSHGVDTIGLTVDYWVATCSERKKDGERCDKGSKNTLKSSFRSLQVSRLPGGGATENQPQANTMAMTVVTKEKNKKVSTIFLGKKPKERDVDSKSQVVEGITRLICSTKQQQTSLKVSVDGVEWTDVKFFQLAAQWPTHVKYLPVGLFGYNKIAT; encoded by the exons ATGACAGAAGGTATTTTCTTCCACATCCAAAACACCTCCAGTATGTCGGAGAGAGGGGGTTTCCCACGGACTGGGGGCACACCATCTCCACATATGCAGCCGTACAAGACCGTCACGATCGTCCCGAACCGTCCGGTTCAAATGAACCTGTATGCGACCTGGGAAATTGATCGCTCATCTCCAAGCTGTGTGCCCAG GCTCTTCACAGTTACTCTGAAGAAGCTGGTGATGCTTCAGGAGCTGGACAGAGACCTAACCTCTGTTGTCATCGCAGTCAAACTCCAG GGATCAAAGCGCATTTTGCGGTCAAATGAAATCCTGTTGTCATCGCCTGGACTTACCGAGACCGATCTTCAGCTAACGTTCTCCTTGCAA TATCCACATTTTCTGAAGCGAGATGCCAACAGACTGCAGATCATGCtgcagaggaggaagaggtacAAGAACCGCACCATCCTGGGCTATAAGACACTGGCACTGGGCCTTATCAACATGGCAGAG gtgATGCAGCACCCCAGTGAGGGAGCCCGTGTGTTGGGTCTCCACACCACGGTGAAGGACACGGCTGTGCCTGTGGCTGAGATGAGGGTCTACTCGCTCTCCAGCCAGCCCATTGACCACGAGATGTCCAAGGCCAAGATGTCTG ACCGCTCCCCTGACATTGACAACTACTCGGAGGAAGACGAGGAGAGCTATTCATCAGAGCAGGACGGGAGTGATGACCCTGCTCACAGCCAG TATCTGTTTGACGAAGAGGATGACATGAGGAAGAAGAAGCACAGGCACAAACTCACCTCTGCAGCCTCCATCACCAGAGCTCAT CCCAACATCAAGCAGAAGTTTGTGGCCTTGTTGAAGAGGTTTAAGGTGTCTGATGAGGTGGACTTTGGCCTGGAGCACGTGTCCCAGGAGCACATCCGTGATGTGGAGGAGGACCTGGATGAGCTCTATGACAGTCTGGAGATGTACAACCCCAATGACAGCGGGCCAGAGATGGAGGAGACGGACAGCGTCCTCAGCACACCCAAACCCAAACTCAG GCCCTTCTTTGAGGGCATGTCCCAGTCCAGCTCGCAGACCGAGTTTGGCAGTCTGAACAGCAGGTGCAGTCTGCCCAGAGACACCCTGAGCCCA CAAGGAGAGCAGCCCCCGTCAGGCAAGATGAAACGCGCTCGCTCCCGCAACTTGGACGACTCTGAGACAGACACCCTG GAGCTGACTGATCCAGAGATGTTTCTGGACACTACCCCCTGCAtcactgtctctgtcccagagCAGCTACCCAGGACCCCAATGAGAGAACTGAGGAGCAGCAAGAGTGAGAGCCACACCAGCATGCCCTACACCACCATGCCCTCCCCCAG gtTGGATGGCGGGCACACACCCAGGCAGAGACGTGGGACACCAATGAAGGAGAGGCGAGCGCTGTCCAAGCCACTAAGCGAACGCACCAACAGCTCTGACAGTGAAAGGTCACCGGAGCTCAGCCACACCCCACAG GTGCCCAGGAAGGCTGTGTATGACCAGCTGAATCAGATCTTCTCCTCAGACACTACCCTCCCAGACAGCCTGGTCCTGGTCAACACCAGTGATTGGCAGGGACAG TATGTGTCCGAGGTTCTGCTGGCCCAAAAACAGCCATTAGTGTGTACCTGCTGTGGGGTGGAGATTCAGGCTGTCCTCACCACCCTCCTCACGCGCATCCAAAAGTT CTGTAACTGTAACTCGTCCACACCGCCGCCGGTCAAGGTGGTGGTGGCAGGGGGACAGAGCTACCTGGGGGCCATCCTGCACTTCTTTGTCACTCAGCTGGCCAACAAAACATCTGATTGGCTCAGCCTAATCCGCTTCCTGGTGGtccccctgg GCTGTCACCCCGTCGCTAAGCACCTAGCCTCCCTGGACCCTCGCTACAGCTCTGTGTTCCTGGACAATGcctggagagacctgttcagTCGCCTGGAGCCCCCTCACTCTA CGGCTCCAGCTGCCGATGGCGTGGACGTGGCTGGGAGGATCAGCCAGTACATCAGCAGTGTCTCTGTCACACACCAGTTGCCTATCGCTGAGGCCATGCTCACCTGCAAGTACAAGAC ATATGACGAAGACTCTTACCAGAAATTTGTTCCCTTTGTTGGG GTGGTGAAAGTAGGGTTGATTGAACCAAATCCGGCGTGTTCAG GTGGAGACTCTGAGGAGGCTGTTAGTGTTACCTTGGCTGTTCCCTCCACCTCCCCACCCGCCCATGGATCTCCCACAGGGATGACCAGAGAGGCTGTCACCCCACCTCCGTCTCCCTCCCTGAGTAGCGGTCTGGG gagcccTAATATGTCCCATGGGGTGGACACCATTGGGCTGACGGTGGATTATTGGGTAGCGACATGCTCAGAGCGGAAGAAGGATGGGGAGCGGTGTGACAAGGGCTCCAAGAACACCCTGAAGAGTTCCTTCCGCTCCCTGCAGGTCAGCAGGCTGCCAGGAGGAGGCGCCACTGAGAACCAGCCCCAGGCCAACACCATGGCTATGACCGTGGTCACCAAGGAGAAGAACAAGAAAG TCTCCACCATATTCCTGGGGAAGAAGCCCAAAGAGAGGGATGTAGACTCTAAAAGCCAGGTGGTTGAGGGCATCACCAGACTCATCTGTTCTACCAAGCAGCAGCAGACCAGCCTAAAAG TGTCTGTGGACGGCGTGGAGTGGACTGATGTGAAGTTCTTCCAGCTGGCTGCCCAGTGGCCCACCCATGTGAAGTACCTGCCAGTGGGGCTGTTTGGCTACAACAAGATCGCCACATAG
- the LOC106602979 gene encoding phosphofurin acidic cluster sorting protein 1 isoform X1, producing the protein MTEGIFFHIQNTSSMSERGGFPRTGGTPSPHMQPYKTVTIVPNRPVQMNLYATWEIDRSSPSCVPRLFTVTLKKLVMLQELDRDLTSVVIAVKLQGSKRILRSNEILLSSPGLTETDLQLTFSLQYPHFLKRDANRLQIMLQRRKRYKNRTILGYKTLALGLINMAEVMQHPSEGARVLGLHTTVKDTAVPVAEMRVYSLSSQPIDHEMSKAKMSDRSPDIDNYSEEDEESYSSEQDGSDDPAHSQYLFDEEDDMRKKKHRHKLTSAASITRAHPNIKQKFVALLKRFKVSDEVDFGLEHVSQEHIRDVEEDLDELYDSLEMYNPNDSGPEMEETDSVLSTPKPKLRPFFEGMSQSSSQTEFGSLNSRCSLPRDTLSPQGEQPPSGKMKRARSRNLDDSETDTLELTDPEMFLDTTPCITVSVPEQLPRTPMRELRSSKSESHTSMPYTTMPSPRLDGGHTPRQRRGTPMKERRALSKPLSERTNSSDSERSPELSHTPQVPRKAVYDQLNQIFSSDTTLPDSLVLVNTSDWQGQYVSEVLLAQKQPLVCTCCGVEIQAVLTTLLTRIQKFCNCNSSTPPPVKVVVAGGQSYLGAILHFFVTQLANKTSDWLSLIRFLVVPLGERETASGCHPVAKHLASLDPRYSSVFLDNAWRDLFSRLEPPHSTAPAADGVDVAGRISQYISSVSVTHQLPIAEAMLTCKYKTYDEDSYQKFVPFVGVVKVGLIEPNPACSGGDSEEAVSVTLAVPSTSPPAHGSPTGMTREAVTPPPSPSLSSGLGSPNMSHGVDTIGLTVDYWVATCSERKKDGERCDKGSKNTLKSSFRSLQVSRLPGGGATENQPQANTMAMTVVTKEKNKKVSTIFLGKKPKERDVDSKSQVVEGITRLICSTKQQQTSLKVSVDGVEWTDVKFFQLAAQWPTHVKYLPVGLFGYNKIAT; encoded by the exons ATGACAGAAGGTATTTTCTTCCACATCCAAAACACCTCCAGTATGTCGGAGAGAGGGGGTTTCCCACGGACTGGGGGCACACCATCTCCACATATGCAGCCGTACAAGACCGTCACGATCGTCCCGAACCGTCCGGTTCAAATGAACCTGTATGCGACCTGGGAAATTGATCGCTCATCTCCAAGCTGTGTGCCCAG GCTCTTCACAGTTACTCTGAAGAAGCTGGTGATGCTTCAGGAGCTGGACAGAGACCTAACCTCTGTTGTCATCGCAGTCAAACTCCAG GGATCAAAGCGCATTTTGCGGTCAAATGAAATCCTGTTGTCATCGCCTGGACTTACCGAGACCGATCTTCAGCTAACGTTCTCCTTGCAA TATCCACATTTTCTGAAGCGAGATGCCAACAGACTGCAGATCATGCtgcagaggaggaagaggtacAAGAACCGCACCATCCTGGGCTATAAGACACTGGCACTGGGCCTTATCAACATGGCAGAG gtgATGCAGCACCCCAGTGAGGGAGCCCGTGTGTTGGGTCTCCACACCACGGTGAAGGACACGGCTGTGCCTGTGGCTGAGATGAGGGTCTACTCGCTCTCCAGCCAGCCCATTGACCACGAGATGTCCAAGGCCAAGATGTCTG ACCGCTCCCCTGACATTGACAACTACTCGGAGGAAGACGAGGAGAGCTATTCATCAGAGCAGGACGGGAGTGATGACCCTGCTCACAGCCAG TATCTGTTTGACGAAGAGGATGACATGAGGAAGAAGAAGCACAGGCACAAACTCACCTCTGCAGCCTCCATCACCAGAGCTCAT CCCAACATCAAGCAGAAGTTTGTGGCCTTGTTGAAGAGGTTTAAGGTGTCTGATGAGGTGGACTTTGGCCTGGAGCACGTGTCCCAGGAGCACATCCGTGATGTGGAGGAGGACCTGGATGAGCTCTATGACAGTCTGGAGATGTACAACCCCAATGACAGCGGGCCAGAGATGGAGGAGACGGACAGCGTCCTCAGCACACCCAAACCCAAACTCAG GCCCTTCTTTGAGGGCATGTCCCAGTCCAGCTCGCAGACCGAGTTTGGCAGTCTGAACAGCAGGTGCAGTCTGCCCAGAGACACCCTGAGCCCA CAAGGAGAGCAGCCCCCGTCAGGCAAGATGAAACGCGCTCGCTCCCGCAACTTGGACGACTCTGAGACAGACACCCTG GAGCTGACTGATCCAGAGATGTTTCTGGACACTACCCCCTGCAtcactgtctctgtcccagagCAGCTACCCAGGACCCCAATGAGAGAACTGAGGAGCAGCAAGAGTGAGAGCCACACCAGCATGCCCTACACCACCATGCCCTCCCCCAG gtTGGATGGCGGGCACACACCCAGGCAGAGACGTGGGACACCAATGAAGGAGAGGCGAGCGCTGTCCAAGCCACTAAGCGAACGCACCAACAGCTCTGACAGTGAAAGGTCACCGGAGCTCAGCCACACCCCACAG GTGCCCAGGAAGGCTGTGTATGACCAGCTGAATCAGATCTTCTCCTCAGACACTACCCTCCCAGACAGCCTGGTCCTGGTCAACACCAGTGATTGGCAGGGACAG TATGTGTCCGAGGTTCTGCTGGCCCAAAAACAGCCATTAGTGTGTACCTGCTGTGGGGTGGAGATTCAGGCTGTCCTCACCACCCTCCTCACGCGCATCCAAAAGTT CTGTAACTGTAACTCGTCCACACCGCCGCCGGTCAAGGTGGTGGTGGCAGGGGGACAGAGCTACCTGGGGGCCATCCTGCACTTCTTTGTCACTCAGCTGGCCAACAAAACATCTGATTGGCTCAGCCTAATCCGCTTCCTGGTGGtccccctgggtgagagagagaccgcTTCAG GCTGTCACCCCGTCGCTAAGCACCTAGCCTCCCTGGACCCTCGCTACAGCTCTGTGTTCCTGGACAATGcctggagagacctgttcagTCGCCTGGAGCCCCCTCACTCTA CGGCTCCAGCTGCCGATGGCGTGGACGTGGCTGGGAGGATCAGCCAGTACATCAGCAGTGTCTCTGTCACACACCAGTTGCCTATCGCTGAGGCCATGCTCACCTGCAAGTACAAGAC ATATGACGAAGACTCTTACCAGAAATTTGTTCCCTTTGTTGGG GTGGTGAAAGTAGGGTTGATTGAACCAAATCCGGCGTGTTCAG GTGGAGACTCTGAGGAGGCTGTTAGTGTTACCTTGGCTGTTCCCTCCACCTCCCCACCCGCCCATGGATCTCCCACAGGGATGACCAGAGAGGCTGTCACCCCACCTCCGTCTCCCTCCCTGAGTAGCGGTCTGGG gagcccTAATATGTCCCATGGGGTGGACACCATTGGGCTGACGGTGGATTATTGGGTAGCGACATGCTCAGAGCGGAAGAAGGATGGGGAGCGGTGTGACAAGGGCTCCAAGAACACCCTGAAGAGTTCCTTCCGCTCCCTGCAGGTCAGCAGGCTGCCAGGAGGAGGCGCCACTGAGAACCAGCCCCAGGCCAACACCATGGCTATGACCGTGGTCACCAAGGAGAAGAACAAGAAAG TCTCCACCATATTCCTGGGGAAGAAGCCCAAAGAGAGGGATGTAGACTCTAAAAGCCAGGTGGTTGAGGGCATCACCAGACTCATCTGTTCTACCAAGCAGCAGCAGACCAGCCTAAAAG TGTCTGTGGACGGCGTGGAGTGGACTGATGTGAAGTTCTTCCAGCTGGCTGCCCAGTGGCCCACCCATGTGAAGTACCTGCCAGTGGGGCTGTTTGGCTACAACAAGATCGCCACATAG